The following coding sequences lie in one Deltaproteobacteria bacterium genomic window:
- a CDS encoding IgGFc-binding protein, which produces MGWGSMVRVELRAWSLVGAAAVGCAGGEARTPTGSGTVNDDGTASSGSSTSIGVGTVAVPTDDSGSAGDGSSSSAGPGIFDVGRVLDVGPPSCVTCSSDMHRLLDCDGYPVQTCDDDEACDVTVGACAPACDAVAHAQSSVGCEYWATKMDHPASYDALGVCFAAFVANTWSAPVAIEVEFDGASLPVEAFARIPSGVGPGLTLSPYDPVAGLPPGEVAILFLSGPTGIEETGKVPCPITPAVTEEVMIAGTAVGRSFRIATDAPVVAYQMNPYGAGTGGAIAGASLLLPTSTWDTNYIAADAYLPDLSTEQPSMNLVATHDDTTITMLPVAAVQGGGGLPSGPAGVPLQFVLDRGQHAQFTQSAELTGSVISSDKPIGLMAGHNGLRVPTGVLFADHAEQMIPPVRALGHEYVGVMHQPRGTEPSVWRVVGAVDGTQLTWSDDVGGPASLGQGEIAEFTTPDAFVVSSQDAEHPFLLFSYMGGSAWDLITPGGFSGAGDADFVIGVPPQQYLERYVFFMDPSYPENSLVLVRARDAEGWHDVELDCLGTVDGWEPVGDYEWTRVSMGTGDFQPVAGCAAGAHVIESEGPFGLWVWGWGTPATSVFTQNRSYAYPGGMNVRPINEVVLEPAG; this is translated from the coding sequence ATGGGTTGGGGATCGATGGTTCGCGTGGAGCTGCGCGCCTGGTCGCTGGTGGGCGCGGCGGCGGTTGGTTGTGCGGGTGGCGAGGCGCGCACACCGACGGGCTCCGGCACCGTCAACGACGACGGCACCGCGAGTTCGGGGAGCAGCACGTCGATCGGCGTCGGCACCGTCGCGGTGCCGACCGACGACAGCGGCTCCGCCGGCGACGGCAGCAGCAGCAGCGCCGGTCCCGGCATCTTCGACGTCGGTCGTGTGCTCGACGTCGGCCCGCCGTCGTGTGTGACGTGCTCGTCCGACATGCATCGTCTGCTCGACTGTGATGGCTATCCGGTGCAGACCTGCGACGACGACGAGGCCTGCGATGTCACCGTCGGCGCCTGCGCGCCGGCCTGTGACGCGGTCGCGCACGCGCAGTCATCGGTCGGCTGCGAGTACTGGGCGACGAAGATGGACCACCCGGCCAGCTACGACGCGCTCGGGGTCTGCTTCGCGGCGTTCGTCGCCAACACCTGGTCGGCCCCGGTGGCGATCGAAGTCGAGTTCGACGGCGCGTCGCTGCCGGTCGAGGCGTTTGCGCGGATTCCCAGCGGCGTCGGGCCGGGTCTCACGCTCTCGCCGTACGACCCGGTCGCGGGGCTGCCACCCGGCGAGGTCGCGATCCTGTTCTTGTCCGGGCCGACCGGCATCGAGGAGACCGGCAAGGTGCCGTGTCCGATCACGCCGGCGGTCACCGAAGAGGTGATGATCGCTGGCACCGCGGTCGGTCGCTCGTTCCGCATCGCCACCGACGCACCGGTGGTGGCGTATCAGATGAACCCGTACGGCGCCGGCACGGGCGGTGCGATCGCCGGCGCGTCGTTGTTGTTGCCGACCAGCACCTGGGACACCAACTACATCGCCGCCGACGCGTATCTGCCCGACCTCTCGACCGAGCAGCCGTCGATGAACCTGGTCGCGACCCACGACGACACCACGATCACGATGCTGCCGGTGGCGGCAGTGCAGGGCGGTGGCGGCCTGCCGTCGGGGCCCGCCGGCGTGCCGCTGCAGTTCGTGCTCGACCGTGGCCAGCACGCGCAGTTCACCCAGTCTGCCGAGCTGACCGGCAGCGTGATCTCGTCGGACAAGCCGATCGGGCTGATGGCGGGGCACAACGGTCTGCGGGTGCCGACCGGGGTGCTGTTCGCCGATCACGCCGAGCAGATGATCCCGCCGGTGCGCGCGCTCGGTCACGAGTACGTGGGCGTGATGCACCAGCCGCGCGGCACCGAGCCTTCGGTGTGGCGCGTGGTCGGGGCCGTCGATGGCACCCAGCTGACCTGGTCCGACGACGTCGGTGGCCCCGCGAGCCTCGGGCAGGGCGAGATCGCCGAGTTCACCACGCCCGATGCCTTCGTCGTGTCGAGCCAGGACGCCGAGCATCCGTTCCTGTTGTTCTCGTACATGGGTGGCTCGGCGTGGGACCTCATCACGCCGGGCGGCTTCAGCGGCGCCGGCGATGCCGACTTCGTGATCGGTGTGCCGCCGCAGCAGTACCTCGAGCGCTACGTCTTCTTCATGGATCCCTCGTATCCCGAGAACAGCCTCGTGCTGGTGCGCGCGCGCGATGCCGAGGGCTGGCACGACGTCGAGCTCGACTGCCTCGGCACCGTCGACGGCTGGGAGCCCGTCGGCGACTACGAGTGGACACGCGTGTCGATGGGCACCGGCGACTTCCAGCCGGTCGCCGGCTGCGCCGCCGGAGCCCACGTCATCGAGAGCGAAGGCCCCTTCGGCCTGTGGGTGTGGGGCTGGGGCACGCCCGCGACGAGCGTCTTCACGCAGAATCGATCGTACGCGTACCCCGGTGGGATGAACGTGCGGCCGATCAACGAGGTCGTGCTCGAGCCGGCCGGGTGA
- a CDS encoding MFS transporter, whose translation MPANSTTTGLGFSERGVLFIVGAVQFINILDFMMIAPLGPRLAVAVGMPESHLADAVAAYTFAAAASGIIGSTFLDRFDRRSALLVALAGLVLGTAAGGLATSFGGLMLARMLAGAFGGPATSLAVAIVSDVIPPERRGRAMGAVMGAFAAASVLGVPAGLALAELGDWRTPFFAVAGAGIVVVVAVTRLPSLRLHLGASRPKPLPLREMLGRRTVLISYAMTFTVNAGAFVLLPNIATFVQNNLGLPEGQLKWMYLAGGVISFFTTRTVGRLLDRVGAFRIAAVGSFGFAAVSWIGFAEPDLLPVQTHLVACMFAMFMSFMFFNGVRNVAYQTLTTRVPRPAERARFMSLQSAVQHIAAASGAVLSARVLSTAPDHSLVGMPTVAWISIAISLVLPVFVRTVEQRLRAPGESS comes from the coding sequence ATGCCCGCCAACAGCACCACGACTGGCCTCGGATTCTCCGAGCGCGGCGTGCTCTTCATCGTCGGCGCGGTGCAGTTCATCAACATCCTCGACTTCATGATGATCGCGCCGCTGGGGCCGCGGCTGGCGGTCGCGGTCGGGATGCCCGAGTCGCACCTCGCCGACGCGGTCGCGGCCTACACCTTCGCCGCCGCGGCCTCGGGGATCATCGGCTCGACCTTCCTCGATCGCTTCGATCGCCGCAGCGCGCTGCTGGTCGCGCTCGCGGGTCTGGTGCTCGGCACCGCCGCCGGTGGCCTCGCCACCAGCTTCGGCGGCCTGATGCTCGCGCGCATGCTCGCGGGTGCGTTCGGCGGGCCGGCGACGTCGCTGGCGGTCGCGATCGTCTCCGACGTGATCCCGCCCGAGCGTCGCGGTCGTGCGATGGGTGCGGTGATGGGCGCGTTCGCGGCGGCCTCGGTGCTCGGCGTGCCCGCCGGGCTCGCGCTCGCCGAGCTCGGCGACTGGCGCACGCCGTTCTTCGCGGTCGCCGGCGCCGGGATCGTGGTGGTCGTCGCGGTCACGCGGCTGCCGTCGCTGCGGCTGCACCTGGGCGCGTCGCGACCCAAGCCGCTGCCGCTACGCGAGATGCTGGGTCGCCGCACGGTGCTCATCTCCTACGCGATGACGTTCACGGTCAACGCCGGCGCGTTCGTGCTGCTGCCGAACATCGCCACCTTCGTGCAGAACAACCTCGGCCTGCCCGAGGGCCAGCTCAAGTGGATGTACCTCGCCGGCGGCGTGATCAGCTTCTTCACCACCCGCACGGTCGGCCGCCTGCTCGATCGCGTGGGTGCGTTCCGCATCGCCGCGGTGGGCTCCTTCGGCTTCGCCGCGGTCAGCTGGATCGGCTTCGCCGAGCCCGATCTCCTGCCGGTGCAGACCCACCTGGTCGCCTGCATGTTCGCCATGTTCATGTCGTTCATGTTCTTCAACGGCGTCCGCAACGTCGCCTACCAGACCCTGACCACGCGCGTGCCCCGGCCCGCCGAGCGCGCGCGCTTCATGTCGCTGCAGTCGGCCGTCCAGCACATCGCCGCGGCGTCGGGCGCGGTGCTCTCGGCGCGTGTGCTGTCGACGGCGCCCGATCACAGCCTCGTCGGCATGCCGACGGTGGCGTGGATCTCGATCGCGATCAGCTTGGTGCTGCCGGTGTTCGTGCGGACCGTCGAGCAGCGCCTGCGCGCGCCCGGCGAGTCGAGCTAG